In one Pseudodesulfovibrio tunisiensis genomic region, the following are encoded:
- a CDS encoding DMT family transporter, producing MLKSWIILLLSICAEVSGTTCLKFSDGFTRLLPSLGVAIGYGLSFWGLSLVLRHMEMGMAYAVWSGVGTALVALIGIVFLGEQVGLLKMMSIGLIVAGVIGLNLSSGVH from the coding sequence ATGCTCAAGAGTTGGATTATCCTGCTGCTGTCCATTTGTGCGGAAGTGAGCGGCACTACCTGTCTGAAGTTTTCCGATGGGTTCACCAGACTGCTGCCTTCACTGGGGGTGGCAATTGGCTACGGGCTGTCGTTCTGGGGACTTTCCCTTGTGTTGCGTCATATGGAGATGGGCATGGCCTATGCGGTTTGGTCCGGTGTGGGGACAGCGCTGGTCGCTCTGATCGGCATTGTCTTTCTGGGCGAACAGGTCGGATTGCTCAAGATGATGTCCATTGGATTGATCGTGGCGGGCGTGATCGGGCTGAATCTGTCCAGCGGTGTCCATTAG
- a CDS encoding EAL domain-containing protein: MHTTLSIKAFPHDFLPLSHEFRQILQQRRITSLYQPIMNIEACTILGWEALSRGPSGSHLQSPAVLFETAEQVGKLFALEKICREKAIRGAGSMRQGQKLFLNIHPRTMADPEFTPGKTMGLLESAGLSAANIVFEVTERHSIHDFDLFCRTLSHYRNQGFQVALDDAGTGYSNLSALAALQPEYIKLDKSLIADIHQDRIKRALVETLVTFANKIGSVIICEGLETREQLVCVKSLGAHYGQGYHLARPANPRPNLSRACVEMLHVKSA; this comes from the coding sequence ATGCACACCACCCTGTCCATCAAGGCTTTCCCGCACGATTTTCTCCCTCTTTCGCATGAATTCCGTCAGATTCTGCAGCAAAGACGGATCACTTCCCTGTATCAGCCCATCATGAACATCGAAGCCTGCACCATTCTCGGCTGGGAAGCCCTGAGCCGCGGTCCCTCAGGGTCGCATCTGCAATCCCCTGCCGTACTCTTCGAAACAGCCGAACAGGTCGGCAAACTCTTTGCGCTGGAAAAAATCTGTCGAGAAAAGGCCATTCGTGGCGCTGGCAGCATGAGGCAGGGTCAGAAGCTGTTCCTGAACATCCATCCACGAACCATGGCCGATCCGGAATTCACGCCCGGCAAGACCATGGGACTTCTCGAATCCGCCGGGTTGTCTGCGGCAAACATTGTCTTTGAAGTCACGGAACGGCACAGCATTCACGATTTCGACCTGTTCTGTCGCACCCTGTCGCATTACCGGAATCAGGGATTTCAGGTGGCTCTGGATGATGCAGGAACCGGCTACTCCAACCTGTCAGCGCTTGCCGCACTTCAGCCCGAATACATCAAGCTCGACAAGTCCCTCATTGCGGACATTCATCAGGATCGCATCAAACGTGCTCTGGTGGAAACTCTGGTCACGTTCGCCAACAAGATCGGCTCGGTCATCATCTGCGAAGGACTGGAAACCCGGGAACAGCTCGTTTGCGTCAAGTCCCTCGGCGCACATTACGGGCAGGGATATCATCTGGCCCGCCCGGCAAATCCCCGCCCCAACCTTTCAAGAGCCTGCGTTGAAATGTTGCACGTCAAATCCGCCTAA
- a CDS encoding linear amide C-N hydrolase, whose amino-acid sequence MKRFAALFALLIMLTASPALSCSDFLISSTDGTHVVGRSMDFSSPLPADLVVRARGEKWSSPAPNGKTGMQWKQKYGFVGFSVLGMRQVADGMNEKGLTAEVLWLPSVGYQEIPASKRGKAMGSSFLPSWVLGSFASVDEVAEALPKVLVWGREVPEMQMVPTLHMAVHDASGKSLVVEWVGGKLHMYDNPLGVMTNDPPFPMQLANLRNYVNLTPWVQNRELEGIQVKGTGYGSGTLGLPGDSTGPSRFTRLAVMKSFAYQPKNAEEAVTLTRHLLNAVDVLPGVARAKAPDGEHTDYTQWTTIKDLTNLKVHFNSYKDHTLRMVDLKRLDFSRTDYMPINVQTISGNGILDVTP is encoded by the coding sequence ATGAAACGATTCGCCGCCCTGTTCGCACTCCTCATCATGCTCACGGCCTCTCCGGCCCTCTCCTGTTCCGATTTTCTCATTTCCTCCACCGACGGGACGCATGTGGTTGGTCGGTCCATGGACTTTTCCAGCCCGCTCCCGGCAGACCTCGTGGTCCGCGCCCGGGGCGAAAAATGGTCCTCTCCGGCACCGAATGGCAAGACCGGCATGCAGTGGAAACAGAAATACGGCTTTGTCGGATTCTCGGTTCTGGGAATGCGGCAGGTTGCGGACGGCATGAATGAAAAGGGTCTTACTGCGGAAGTGCTCTGGCTTCCTTCCGTAGGGTATCAGGAAATCCCGGCGTCCAAACGCGGCAAGGCCATGGGCTCGTCATTCCTGCCGTCGTGGGTGCTGGGTTCCTTTGCTTCCGTGGACGAGGTCGCCGAAGCCCTTCCCAAGGTTCTGGTCTGGGGACGCGAAGTGCCGGAAATGCAGATGGTCCCCACCCTGCACATGGCCGTGCACGATGCCTCCGGCAAAAGCCTTGTCGTTGAATGGGTGGGCGGCAAGCTGCACATGTACGACAATCCCCTTGGCGTGATGACCAATGATCCGCCCTTCCCCATGCAGCTTGCCAACCTGCGCAATTACGTGAATCTCACCCCGTGGGTGCAGAACAGGGAATTGGAAGGCATTCAGGTAAAAGGCACCGGCTACGGTTCCGGTACGCTCGGCCTGCCCGGAGACAGCACCGGCCCCTCCCGGTTCACACGCCTTGCAGTCATGAAATCCTTTGCCTACCAGCCGAAAAACGCGGAAGAGGCCGTAACTCTGACCCGTCACCTGCTCAATGCCGTGGACGTGCTTCCGGGCGTTGCCCGCGCCAAGGCCCCGGACGGAGAGCACACCGACTATACCCAGTGGACCACCATAAAGGATTTGACCAACCTCAAGGTCCATTTCAACTCCTACAAGGACCACACCCTGCGCATGGTCGACCTCAAGCGGCTCGATTTCTCGCGCACCGATTATATGCCCATCAACGTCCAGACCATTTCCGGCAACGGCATTCTGGACGTGACGCCCTGA
- a CDS encoding carboxyl transferase domain-containing protein, whose amino-acid sequence MNIEKKLTALSERISYAREILGGSLRPELEAFALEVAGFKDKHGRKSAEDQFKTLEALDRRLSALEEALDRQLTPMDKVRIVRHPQRVCLKDILENVYDNYSEIGGKDEHSIDPGMLIARAYISRRKGKKLINQPVMVVGQEKGHGEEFRNGGSIKPWGNSKALKYMKVAARERIPIHAYVNTPGSYPVEDFPGAAQQIAENIYEMAGLEVPIIAIFSEGGSGGAEAIGMADKRLMMSHGYYSVISPEGAAAIEGHIRGPERAPVELIASCAKSQMITAQDNLRNGYIDEIVEEPPLGARPDHFDFYKRLREQVVRATDEVTLSVRGVRLFRALALRHFRKNLDIIVRWDMSESARERLVARRYRKYRRLGQHAYQDKRSFWEKLNAARSGVVSSTYSSVRYGLLKPLKQNIQRIAEEVTDEIHVITGKIDSIYRSVAGKIGMKSPIDNAKVMELTSLSRDDSNGHLDNGTSYVSPQAREDREVSCPYSAKRGCMDIWAKDLFTDFAGVCPTCGHHFPMEYQWYLHNVFDEGSIREFNRDIVAGNPTGFPNFDERIEAAKDKTGLGSSCMTFHASVENIDLTCAMLIAKFRGGSVGAAEGEKFIRALEIAQKKHRPFLAYIHGTAGIRIQEGVNGLIQMPRVTLAVRKYIEAGGLYIVLYDTNSYAGPVASFLGCSPYQYAVRSSRLGFAGPGVIRETTGIDIPPNYHNCYKALSRGHIQGVWSRRDIRKNLHQSFLTIGGRNLYYR is encoded by the coding sequence ATGAATATTGAAAAAAAACTGACAGCTCTCTCTGAGCGGATTTCCTATGCCCGCGAAATCCTCGGCGGCAGCCTGCGCCCGGAACTGGAGGCTTTCGCTCTGGAGGTCGCCGGGTTCAAGGACAAGCACGGACGCAAATCCGCCGAGGACCAGTTCAAGACGCTCGAAGCGCTGGACAGAAGACTTTCCGCCCTTGAGGAAGCGCTGGACAGGCAGCTCACACCCATGGACAAGGTCCGCATCGTGCGCCATCCCCAGCGGGTCTGTCTCAAGGACATTCTCGAGAACGTCTACGACAACTACTCGGAAATCGGGGGCAAGGACGAGCACAGCATCGACCCGGGCATGCTCATTGCCAGAGCCTACATTTCCCGGCGCAAGGGCAAGAAGCTGATCAACCAGCCCGTCATGGTCGTGGGGCAGGAAAAGGGACACGGCGAGGAGTTCCGCAACGGCGGATCGATCAAGCCGTGGGGCAACTCCAAGGCCCTCAAGTACATGAAGGTCGCGGCCAGGGAACGCATCCCCATCCACGCCTACGTGAACACCCCGGGGTCCTACCCTGTGGAGGATTTTCCGGGAGCGGCTCAGCAGATCGCGGAAAACATCTATGAAATGGCCGGGCTGGAAGTACCCATCATCGCGATCTTTTCCGAAGGCGGTTCCGGCGGAGCCGAGGCCATCGGCATGGCAGACAAGCGCCTCATGATGTCCCACGGCTATTATTCCGTGATTTCGCCCGAAGGTGCTGCCGCCATTGAAGGCCACATTCGCGGCCCGGAACGCGCTCCGGTCGAACTCATCGCCTCCTGTGCCAAATCCCAGATGATCACGGCGCAGGACAACCTGCGCAACGGCTACATCGACGAGATAGTCGAGGAACCGCCCCTTGGCGCACGTCCCGACCATTTCGACTTCTACAAGCGCCTGCGGGAACAGGTCGTGCGGGCAACCGACGAGGTCACGCTCTCCGTGCGCGGCGTACGTCTGTTCCGTGCGCTGGCCCTGCGCCATTTCCGCAAGAATCTGGATATCATCGTACGCTGGGACATGAGCGAATCCGCCCGGGAACGTCTGGTGGCGCGTCGTTACAGAAAATATCGCCGACTGGGCCAACACGCCTATCAGGACAAGCGGTCCTTCTGGGAAAAACTCAACGCGGCCCGATCCGGCGTTGTCTCGTCCACCTATTCCTCGGTGCGCTACGGCCTGCTCAAACCCTTGAAGCAGAACATCCAGCGCATTGCCGAGGAGGTCACGGACGAGATCCATGTCATCACGGGAAAAATCGACTCCATATACCGCTCGGTTGCCGGAAAAATCGGCATGAAATCCCCGATCGACAACGCCAAGGTCATGGAACTCACCAGTCTTTCCCGCGACGACAGCAACGGGCATCTGGACAACGGCACCAGCTATGTCAGCCCGCAGGCCAGAGAGGATCGGGAAGTTTCCTGCCCCTACTCCGCCAAACGCGGCTGCATGGACATCTGGGCCAAGGACCTGTTCACGGATTTCGCTGGCGTCTGCCCCACGTGCGGCCACCATTTCCCCATGGAATACCAATGGTATCTGCACAACGTCTTCGATGAAGGCTCCATCCGGGAATTCAACCGCGACATCGTGGCGGGCAACCCCACGGGATTCCCGAACTTCGATGAACGCATCGAAGCGGCCAAGGACAAGACCGGACTGGGCAGCAGTTGCATGACCTTCCATGCCAGCGTGGAGAACATCGACCTGACCTGCGCCATGCTCATCGCCAAATTCAGAGGCGGTTCCGTCGGCGCGGCCGAAGGCGAAAAATTCATTCGCGCTCTCGAAATCGCCCAGAAAAAGCATCGTCCCTTTCTGGCCTACATTCACGGCACTGCCGGAATCCGCATTCAGGAAGGCGTGAACGGCCTGATCCAGATGCCGCGCGTGACCTTGGCCGTGCGCAAGTACATCGAGGCTGGCGGCCTGTACATCGTGCTATACGATACCAATTCCTACGCTGGTCCGGTGGCCTCGTTTCTGGGCTGCTCCCCGTATCAGTATGCGGTTCGTTCGTCGCGTCTCGGCTTTGCCGGTCCCGGCGTCATCCGCGAAACCACGGGCATCGACATTCCGCCGAATTATCACAACTGCTACAAGGCCCTTTCCCGGGGCCACATTCAGGGCGTCTGGAGCAGGCGGGACATCCGCAAGAACCTGCATCAGTCCTTCCTGACCATTGGCGGCCGCAACCTGTACTACAGATAG
- a CDS encoding biotin carboxylase N-terminal domain-containing protein encodes MSIEGNKLLIANRGEIAVRIMEACTDLGLPFVALYTEEDKDSGHVDMARKLGGSDSLYRIQNYLDAGDILSVADESGATAIHPGYGFFSENYRFARRVTERDRKMNFIGPSWRVIRDLGDKINTKRLARKLGVPTVPGSDRAIYDELEAETIAESLFEFQEKMGVKRPVVLIKASAGGGGMGIDEVEDMARFRQVYRRIRNYSLRTFNDEGVLIEQRIFNFNHLEVQIVSDRSGTNPVHFGTRNCSVQSPGLQKRIEVAPGFWPQDLRYTFDADKLMNDIVGYSLSIAREIKYDNVGTWEWIVTPDGEPFLMEVNTRIQVENGVSASIANVRADSNVNLLREQIRIGLGEPLGYSQNDVSFDGVSIEYRIIAEDTENGFAPWVGRIETMNWPEHDWLSVHTHVPRERAYQIPTEYDPNLALAIVWGNDLEQAKSRGMEFLNQLHLDGTDSAGGSMRTNIPFLKQKTANLLEF; translated from the coding sequence GTGAGCATCGAAGGAAACAAACTACTCATTGCAAACAGGGGCGAAATAGCTGTCCGCATCATGGAGGCCTGCACGGATCTCGGCCTTCCTTTCGTCGCCTTGTACACAGAAGAAGACAAAGATTCCGGCCATGTGGACATGGCCAGAAAACTGGGCGGCTCGGACTCCCTTTACAGAATACAGAATTACCTCGACGCCGGCGACATTCTGTCGGTAGCCGACGAGTCCGGCGCAACCGCCATTCACCCGGGATACGGATTTTTTTCGGAAAACTACCGTTTTGCGCGCCGCGTCACGGAACGCGACCGGAAGATGAACTTCATCGGCCCTTCCTGGCGCGTGATTCGCGATCTGGGCGACAAGATCAATACCAAACGGCTCGCCAGAAAGCTCGGTGTGCCCACGGTTCCAGGATCGGACCGCGCCATTTATGATGAATTGGAAGCGGAAACCATAGCGGAAAGCCTTTTCGAATTTCAGGAAAAAATGGGCGTGAAACGTCCCGTGGTTCTGATCAAGGCTTCTGCCGGAGGCGGCGGCATGGGAATCGACGAAGTCGAGGACATGGCGCGCTTTCGTCAGGTCTATCGCCGCATCCGCAACTATTCTCTCCGCACGTTCAATGACGAGGGCGTGCTCATCGAACAGCGCATCTTCAACTTCAATCATCTTGAGGTGCAGATCGTGTCGGATCGTTCCGGGACAAATCCCGTGCATTTCGGCACCCGAAACTGTTCGGTGCAGAGCCCGGGTCTGCAGAAACGCATCGAGGTCGCGCCCGGTTTCTGGCCGCAGGACCTGCGCTACACCTTTGACGCAGACAAGCTCATGAATGATATCGTGGGCTACTCCCTGAGCATAGCCAGGGAAATAAAATACGATAACGTGGGCACGTGGGAGTGGATCGTCACCCCGGACGGAGAACCGTTCCTCATGGAAGTGAACACGCGCATCCAGGTGGAAAACGGCGTTTCCGCCAGCATTGCCAATGTCCGGGCAGATTCCAACGTGAACCTGCTGCGCGAACAGATTCGCATCGGCCTTGGCGAACCGCTCGGCTACTCGCAGAATGACGTTTCCTTTGACGGCGTCAGCATCGAGTACCGCATCATCGCCGAGGACACGGAAAACGGATTTGCGCCATGGGTAGGCAGGATCGAGACCATGAACTGGCCCGAACACGACTGGCTCTCCGTGCACACGCACGTCCCTCGTGAACGCGCCTATCAGATTCCCACGGAATACGACCCGAATCTGGCGCTGGCCATTGTCTGGGGCAATGACCTTGAGCAAGCCAAGTCCAGAGGCATGGAATTCCTGAACCAGCTTCATCTTGACGGAACCGACTCCGCCGGAGGCTCCATGCGAACGAACATTCCGTTTCTGAAACAGAAGACTGCAAACCTTCTTGAGTTCTAA
- a CDS encoding NAD(P)/FAD-dependent oxidoreductase, protein MNYVIVGNGVSAIGAIEGIRSRDRDGRILVISDEQVPTYGRPLISYYLADKIKLETLPFRTEEFYRDNGVDMKLGARVVVVNPAERTLELQDGEVVKYDKLLLATGGSPLQPKIPGIEGKGIHNFTTVAHAESLREIVDKVKRVAVIGAGLIALKAAEGFAEKGIEVSIIVRSRIMRAYFDETAGDMIVSHLERNGLHFYQGAETKAILRNEDGSVRGVETDRGEVPADVVVIAAGVRPNMGLAIAGGIETGAGVRVDDFMCTSDSNIFAAGDVAEAKDMLTGEYTVRPIWPNAYTQGRYAGQNMAGANAPYSGGLSMNSVTYYGLPTISVGNSEENEATGHEVAVHLDRENSVYRKLVFKDDVLVGCVLIGDIDAAGFYTSFIKNGFQLDEEGKKRLMDGDPSPSLWPEEFIEAMLNNP, encoded by the coding sequence ATGAATTACGTAATTGTCGGAAATGGAGTCTCTGCGATAGGTGCCATTGAAGGGATACGTTCCCGGGACCGGGACGGCCGCATTCTCGTGATCAGCGACGAGCAGGTTCCCACGTATGGCCGTCCGCTTATTTCCTATTATCTGGCGGATAAAATCAAGTTGGAGACCCTGCCTTTTCGTACCGAGGAGTTCTATCGGGACAATGGTGTGGACATGAAACTCGGCGCACGAGTCGTGGTCGTGAATCCTGCCGAGCGCACCCTTGAGCTTCAGGATGGAGAGGTGGTGAAGTACGACAAATTGCTGCTTGCCACGGGCGGCAGTCCGCTTCAGCCGAAAATTCCCGGAATCGAGGGGAAGGGCATCCACAACTTCACCACGGTTGCCCATGCCGAATCGCTCAGGGAAATCGTCGACAAGGTGAAGCGCGTGGCAGTGATCGGAGCGGGGTTGATCGCGCTCAAGGCTGCCGAGGGTTTTGCCGAAAAGGGCATTGAGGTTTCCATCATTGTCCGTTCCCGGATCATGCGTGCCTACTTTGACGAAACTGCGGGTGACATGATTGTTTCCCATCTGGAAAGAAATGGGCTCCACTTTTATCAGGGGGCCGAGACAAAGGCCATTCTTCGCAACGAAGACGGTTCGGTTCGCGGAGTGGAAACCGACCGGGGCGAAGTGCCGGCCGACGTGGTGGTGATCGCTGCCGGTGTCAGACCGAACATGGGGCTGGCCATTGCCGGGGGCATTGAAACCGGGGCGGGCGTTCGGGTCGACGATTTCATGTGCACCAGTGACAGCAACATTTTTGCCGCCGGAGACGTTGCCGAGGCCAAGGACATGCTGACCGGCGAATATACGGTTCGCCCCATCTGGCCGAATGCCTACACGCAGGGGCGTTACGCCGGACAGAACATGGCTGGGGCGAATGCCCCGTATTCGGGCGGCCTTTCCATGAATTCCGTAACCTATTACGGGCTGCCAACCATTTCCGTGGGGAATTCCGAGGAAAACGAGGCCACCGGCCATGAGGTAGCGGTGCATCTGGACCGGGAAAATTCGGTATATCGCAAACTGGTCTTCAAGGACGATGTACTTGTCGGTTGCGTGCTGATCGGCGACATTGACGCCGCCGGATTCTACACCAGTTTCATCAAGAACGGTTTCCAACTGGACGAGGAAGGAAAAAAACGGCTGATGGATGGCGATCCTTCCCCCTCGCTTTGGCCCGAGGAGTTCATCGAGGCGATGCTCAACAATCCTTAG
- a CDS encoding CHASE2 domain-containing protein — protein MAGWLKRHFKKDQLILLAVGLCATALMAVLFVLQPRFFRFLDYKLYDLYMDRYHSEKTTPIPAIVDIDEKSLAEAGQWPWPRYRVAMLLKYIQAYGATSIASDIIFVEPDRTSPSILQKELKEAFKLDITINGLPPSLQDNDALLAKNLKTGPFVLGFDFMTREAREKLGDARASSECPIPPAKVAVLSPPGSPSPHAALPRAEGIVCPLPELARSARRSGFITISPDLDGVYRRVPLLYSWNDKFYPSLALAALSQAVGQKTITLKMSSIGVDSLRIGKVATVPLDKHGRMLINFRGPQKTFPYYSASDVLNKRIPKDALKNRIVFIGTSAAGLKDIRPTPLDPGYPGVEAHATIVDNLLSREFINIPDWAQGLEFFALLLICIMTTFLLMWARAAWIALPLLGLSIVMWQGSVHLYTTQHIYASPLYPFMGLGLTFTLLTALKFWREEQAKRFIHGAFAHYLAPSVIDRIMDDPDSLSLEGQEKEITIQFSDIRSFTSLSEKLSPTQVTNLLHDYLTPMTRIITEHHGTLDKFIGDAVMAFWNAPLDVPNHQLQAMKAAKEQLARLHELNELFVEKYGSGIAIGIGVHSGAVRVGNMGSADLFDYTLIGDNVNLASRLEGLTKFYGQTLVVSGKIVEACGDAYVFRELDSVRVKGKQEPVTIYTAYTHEEAAERKEELDTYFEGLALYKATRFSDACSLFSRLQESGREPILYSMYVDRCAHLQEEPPEPGWDGVFTHKTK, from the coding sequence ATGGCCGGCTGGTTGAAAAGACACTTCAAAAAGGATCAGCTGATCCTGCTCGCCGTCGGGCTGTGCGCCACAGCGCTCATGGCCGTACTCTTCGTGCTGCAACCCAGATTCTTCCGGTTTCTCGACTACAAGTTGTACGATTTGTACATGGACAGATATCACTCCGAAAAAACCACCCCCATCCCTGCAATCGTGGACATCGACGAGAAGAGCCTTGCCGAAGCCGGACAATGGCCATGGCCCCGCTACCGGGTGGCCATGCTGCTGAAATACATACAGGCATACGGTGCGACATCCATTGCTTCGGATATCATTTTCGTCGAACCGGACCGCACCTCGCCCTCCATTCTGCAAAAGGAACTGAAAGAGGCATTCAAGCTCGACATCACCATCAACGGCCTTCCCCCTTCCCTGCAGGACAACGATGCCCTGCTTGCCAAAAATCTCAAGACAGGCCCCTTTGTCCTCGGCTTCGACTTCATGACCCGCGAAGCTCGTGAAAAGCTCGGGGATGCCAGGGCATCATCCGAATGCCCGATTCCCCCGGCAAAAGTCGCAGTCCTGTCGCCTCCGGGCTCTCCATCTCCCCATGCAGCGCTCCCCCGGGCGGAAGGGATCGTCTGTCCACTGCCCGAACTGGCCCGATCCGCGCGCCGCTCCGGCTTCATCACCATTTCCCCGGATCTGGACGGCGTATACCGCCGCGTGCCGCTACTCTATTCATGGAATGACAAGTTCTATCCCAGCCTTGCACTGGCCGCCCTGTCACAAGCGGTCGGACAAAAGACCATCACCCTGAAAATGTCCTCCATCGGCGTGGACTCCCTCAGGATCGGCAAGGTGGCCACGGTTCCGCTGGACAAGCACGGCCGCATGCTCATCAATTTCCGAGGGCCGCAAAAGACATTTCCCTACTACAGCGCCTCCGATGTGCTCAACAAGCGGATTCCCAAGGATGCCCTGAAAAACAGAATCGTGTTCATCGGCACTTCCGCAGCCGGACTCAAGGACATCCGCCCCACTCCACTTGATCCCGGCTATCCCGGAGTCGAGGCGCACGCCACCATCGTGGACAATCTGCTTTCACGTGAATTCATCAATATTCCGGATTGGGCACAGGGATTGGAATTCTTCGCGCTTCTGCTGATATGCATCATGACCACCTTCCTGCTCATGTGGGCAAGGGCGGCCTGGATCGCATTGCCGCTGCTCGGCCTGAGCATAGTCATGTGGCAGGGCTCGGTCCATTTGTACACGACCCAGCACATATACGCTTCCCCCTTGTACCCCTTCATGGGGCTGGGGCTTACCTTCACCCTGCTCACGGCCCTCAAGTTCTGGCGCGAGGAACAGGCCAAACGCTTCATTCACGGCGCGTTCGCCCACTACCTCGCTCCTTCGGTCATAGACCGCATCATGGACGACCCGGACTCCCTGAGCCTCGAAGGTCAGGAAAAGGAAATCACCATCCAGTTTTCCGACATCCGCAGCTTCACCTCGCTGTCGGAAAAACTCTCCCCCACGCAGGTGACCAATCTGCTGCACGACTACCTGACGCCCATGACCCGAATCATCACCGAACATCACGGCACACTGGACAAATTCATCGGCGACGCGGTCATGGCCTTCTGGAACGCTCCCCTCGACGTTCCCAATCATCAGTTGCAAGCCATGAAGGCAGCCAAGGAACAATTGGCGCGCCTTCATGAGCTGAACGAACTGTTCGTGGAAAAATACGGTTCAGGCATAGCCATCGGCATCGGCGTGCATTCGGGCGCGGTTCGCGTGGGAAACATGGGCTCGGCCGACCTGTTCGACTACACGCTGATCGGCGACAACGTGAACCTGGCCTCCCGTCTGGAAGGACTGACCAAATTCTATGGACAGACTCTCGTGGTCAGCGGAAAAATCGTCGAAGCCTGTGGTGATGCCTATGTGTTTCGCGAACTGGACAGCGTCCGGGTCAAGGGCAAGCAGGAGCCCGTCACCATCTACACCGCCTATACGCACGAGGAGGCTGCGGAACGAAAGGAGGAACTGGACACATACTTCGAGGGACTCGCCTTGTACAAGGCAACCCGATTCAGCGACGCCTGTTCCCTGTTCTCCCGACTGCAGGAGTCTGGCCGGGAACCGATCCTCTACTCCATGTATGTGGACAGATGCGCGCATTTGCAGGAAGAACCGCCGGAACCGGGATGGGACGGTGTCTTCACCCACAAGACCAAATAG
- a CDS encoding TolC family protein, with the protein MPKTITRCNAILLAFALILALASSAFCLEQNELKLDLLLEDLVRTHDRVKAAEAQYQSAVHQYERAKGGWLPRVDATVEGGHEDIDKQGQKATSKLRNEETLTATQLVYDFGGTSGAIDSARGMRDEFDARLNQTSQQIVIAGITAYLRVIRAREMLKYALRSEDNMRKLSGMQEALVKRGAGYSYEELQVKGQLAGAESYRVTQERELQIARNNFKSVFGFFLTDEDVHRLLSVSVPRKMLPANADEAISVANDSNPFLLEISYSLERLQGDLRNRESRYYPRFDAVLEGERKEQDQGNRGVRTENRATLQMTYNLFSGMQDTEDIRSVKSQITGTKRSLLDRRRTIEEQVRNAWLELTTLRRNVELYENQANITWEFLGLVKKKKAMGEDVRLLDILVGERDYISSISAKVAADIDIIIAGYNLLYQMGLITKDITEL; encoded by the coding sequence ATGCCCAAAACGATCACAAGATGTAATGCGATTCTGTTGGCCTTTGCCCTGATTCTGGCTTTGGCTTCGTCCGCGTTCTGTCTTGAGCAGAACGAACTGAAGCTGGATTTGCTGCTTGAAGATCTGGTCAGGACGCATGACCGGGTCAAGGCGGCCGAGGCACAGTACCAGTCCGCCGTGCATCAGTATGAAAGGGCAAAGGGCGGATGGCTGCCGCGCGTGGACGCCACGGTTGAAGGCGGGCATGAGGACATTGACAAGCAGGGACAGAAGGCCACTTCCAAGCTGCGCAACGAGGAGACGCTGACCGCCACCCAGCTCGTGTACGACTTTGGCGGGACCAGTGGGGCCATAGATTCCGCCCGGGGCATGCGGGACGAATTCGACGCAAGGCTCAACCAGACTTCGCAGCAAATCGTCATTGCCGGGATCACTGCCTATCTACGCGTCATTCGAGCCCGGGAAATGCTGAAATACGCGTTGCGCTCCGAGGACAACATGCGCAAGCTCTCGGGAATGCAGGAGGCTTTGGTCAAGCGCGGAGCCGGGTATTCCTACGAGGAGTTGCAGGTCAAGGGACAGCTCGCAGGAGCGGAGTCCTATCGCGTGACCCAGGAGCGGGAACTGCAGATTGCCCGCAACAATTTCAAGTCGGTTTTCGGTTTTTTCCTGACGGACGAGGACGTGCACAGGCTGCTGTCCGTTTCGGTTCCCAGAAAGATGCTTCCCGCCAATGCCGACGAGGCCATCTCCGTAGCCAATGACAGCAATCCGTTTCTGCTTGAAATTTCCTATTCCCTGGAACGATTGCAGGGCGACCTGCGAAATCGGGAATCAAGATACTATCCCCGGTTCGATGCGGTTCTCGAAGGCGAGCGCAAGGAGCAGGATCAGGGCAACAGAGGTGTGCGCACCGAGAATCGCGCCACCCTGCAGATGACCTACAATCTCTTTTCCGGCATGCAGGACACCGAGGACATCCGTTCCGTCAAATCCCAGATCACCGGTACCAAACGATCTCTGCTGGATCGCCGCCGGACCATCGAGGAACAGGTGCGCAATGCGTGGCTCGAACTGACCACCTTGCGTCGCAACGTCGAGCTGTATGAGAATCAGGCCAATATCACGTGGGAATTTCTGGGGCTGGTCAAGAAGAAGAAGGCCATGGGCGAAGATGTCCGCCTGCTCGACATTCTGGTGGGCGAGCGCGACTACATCAGCTCCATCAGCGCAAAGGTGGCCGCGGACATCGACATCATCATTGCCGGGTACAACCTGCTATATCAGATGGGGCTGATCACCAAGGACATCACGGAATTGTGA